One segment of Clarias gariepinus isolate MV-2021 ecotype Netherlands chromosome 6, CGAR_prim_01v2, whole genome shotgun sequence DNA contains the following:
- the cldn33b gene encoding putative claudin-24 → MSNTCSSTLELLAMIVGVGASLCSLAATLMPSWLSLSTELLIVESYERGLWESCVVQEVAGTECRAFETILGLSQNITLARIFMCMSDAIGLLGLLIAVPGLRLVKSCGGSQGRRVKNGLKITAGVFALTAGILVLYPVSSIAHETVLKFHDHTVPHTVPRWEFGDALFVGWAAGLFQVVSAVLFFTSCCGLEENEMHFVYQHQEKLEPVNSLSKKRVEYV, encoded by the coding sequence ATGTCGAATACGTGTTCCAGTACTCTGGAGCTGCTGGCTATGATTGTGGGGGTGGGGGCATCGCTTTGCTCACTTGCTGCTACACTCATGCCCAGTTGGCTGAGCCTCTCCACTGAGCTGCTGATTGTGGAGAGCTATGAGCGTGGCCTTTGGGAGTCTTGTGTGGTGCAGGAGGTGGCAGGTACTGAGTGCCGTGCCTTTGAAACCATTTTGGGTCTGTCGCAAAACATCACACTGGCGCGAATTTTCATGTGCATGTCAGACGCTATAGGACTCCTGGGCCTCCTGATTGCTGTCCCCGGTCTGAGACTGGTTAAAAGTTGTGGGGGGTCGCAGGGACGGCGAGTGAAGAATGGCCTCAAGATCACGGCAGGGGTGTTTGCCCTGACGGCTGGCATCCTTGTCCTCTATCCTGTCTCCAGTATCGCCCATGAGACAGTTTTGAAGTTCCATGACCACACCGTGCCTCATACTGTGCCTCGCTGGGAGTTTGGTGATGCATTGTTCGTCGGCTGGGCTGCAGGTTTGTTTCAGGTTGTCTCTGCAGTGTTGTTCTTCACCTCCTGTTGTGGATTAGAAGAGAACGAGATGCACTTTGTATACCAGCACCAGGAAAAGCTCGAGCCTGTCAACAGCCTGTCCAAAAAGCGTGTTGAGTATGTTTAA